One genomic region from Vannielia litorea encodes:
- the pgeF gene encoding peptidoglycan editing factor PgeF translates to MTLEIITSPALAPVSHGFFTRKGGASSGVFEGLNCGGGSSDLSDAVALNRVRVAGAMDVAPDALVTVHQVHSPDVVTVTGPLGDAKPKADALVSATKGVALGILTADCQPVLFADAEAGVVGAAHAGWRGALAGVLARTVEAMEALGARRENIAAVIGPSISQRAYEVGPEFFEDFMAEDPEFARFFAGGEGDRMQFDLPGFGLHMLREAGVGTAEWTGHCTYSDPTRFYSFRRTTHRGEADYGRLISVIRL, encoded by the coding sequence TTGACCCTAGAGATCATCACTTCCCCGGCCCTCGCCCCCGTGTCGCACGGGTTCTTCACCCGCAAGGGTGGAGCCTCCTCGGGCGTGTTCGAGGGGCTGAACTGCGGCGGCGGGTCGAGCGACCTGAGCGATGCGGTGGCGCTGAACCGGGTGCGGGTGGCGGGCGCGATGGACGTGGCCCCCGACGCGCTGGTGACGGTGCATCAGGTGCATTCGCCCGATGTGGTCACGGTGACGGGGCCGCTGGGCGATGCGAAGCCGAAGGCCGATGCGCTGGTGAGCGCCACGAAGGGCGTGGCGCTGGGCATCCTCACCGCAGATTGCCAGCCGGTGCTGTTTGCCGATGCGGAGGCGGGCGTGGTCGGCGCGGCCCATGCGGGCTGGCGCGGCGCGCTGGCGGGGGTGCTGGCGCGGACGGTGGAGGCGATGGAGGCGCTGGGCGCGCGGCGCGAGAACATCGCCGCCGTGATCGGCCCCTCGATCAGCCAGCGGGCCTATGAGGTTGGCCCGGAGTTCTTTGAGGACTTCATGGCCGAGGACCCGGAGTTTGCCCGTTTCTTTGCCGGGGGCGAGGGCGACCGGATGCAATTTGACCTGCCGGGCTTCGGGCTGCACATGCTGCGCGAGGCGGGTGTGGGCACGGCGGAATGGACCGGGCATTGCACCTATTCGGACCCCACGCGATTCTACTCTTTCCGGCGCACCACCCACCGGGGCGAGGCGGACTACGGGCGGCTGATTTCGGTGATCCGGCTGTAG
- a CDS encoding class I SAM-dependent methyltransferase has protein sequence MTALEEKLKARIAAEGPMGMDGWMAACLTDPEHGYYTTRDPLGAAGDFITAPEISQMFGEMIGLWLAQVWMDQGGPAPFVLAEVGPGRGTLMADILRAAGKAPGFAEAAQVVLVETSPALKAVQAEALEGFAPRWVERVEQLPEGPLYLVANEFFDALPVRQFIRVEGGWHERCVGLEGEGFGFATRPVQAPELDYRLEDTAPGDLVETCAEAAKVAGEIGQRLARHRAGVALIVDYGDVLSKGDTVQALRAHAPVGVLETPGEADLTAHVDFGALAAARGPAEAAPLTPQGVFLERLGITARAQALAGRLTGAALSEHIAAHRRLTHPEEMGRLFKCLALHPSNTATPPGF, from the coding sequence ATGACCGCGCTTGAAGAGAAGCTGAAGGCGCGGATCGCGGCAGAGGGGCCGATGGGCATGGATGGCTGGATGGCCGCCTGCCTGACCGACCCCGAGCACGGCTATTATACCACGCGCGACCCGCTGGGCGCGGCGGGCGATTTCATAACCGCGCCGGAGATCAGCCAGATGTTCGGCGAGATGATCGGGCTGTGGCTGGCGCAGGTCTGGATGGATCAGGGTGGGCCGGCACCCTTTGTGCTGGCCGAAGTGGGGCCGGGGCGCGGGACGTTGATGGCGGATATCTTGCGGGCTGCGGGCAAGGCACCCGGCTTTGCGGAGGCGGCGCAGGTGGTGCTGGTGGAGACTTCGCCCGCGCTGAAGGCGGTGCAGGCCGAGGCGCTCGAAGGTTTTGCCCCGCGCTGGGTCGAGCGGGTGGAGCAGTTGCCTGAGGGGCCGCTTTACCTCGTAGCCAATGAGTTCTTCGATGCTCTGCCGGTGCGGCAGTTCATCCGGGTGGAGGGTGGCTGGCACGAGCGCTGCGTGGGTCTGGAGGGCGAGGGCTTTGGCTTTGCCACGCGGCCGGTGCAGGCGCCGGAGCTGGACTACCGGCTGGAAGACACCGCGCCGGGCGACTTGGTGGAAACCTGCGCGGAGGCGGCCAAGGTTGCGGGCGAGATCGGGCAGCGGCTGGCGCGGCACCGGGCGGGCGTGGCGCTGATCGTGGATTATGGCGATGTGCTCTCGAAAGGCGACACGGTGCAGGCGCTGCGGGCCCATGCGCCGGTGGGCGTGTTGGAGACGCCGGGCGAGGCGGACCTGACGGCGCATGTGGATTTCGGCGCGCTGGCCGCCGCGCGCGGCCCGGCGGAGGCGGCACCGCTCACGCCGCAGGGGGTGTTCCTCGAACGGCTGGGCATCACCGCGCGGGCGCAGGCGCTGGCGGGGCGGCTGACCGGCGCGGCGCTGAGCGAACATATCGCCGCCCATCGCCGCTTGACCCACCCCGAGGAAATGGGGAGGCTCTTCAAGTGTCTTGCCCTTCATCCCTCCAACACGGCAACGCCGCCCGGCTTTTGA
- the lgt gene encoding prolipoprotein diacylglyceryl transferase: MQALIPFPEIDPAIFTLPLFGMEFSLRWYALAYIAGIIAGWRMGVALSGKARLWPGNQVPMSREKADDMLTWIVLGIILGGRLGYVLFYKPGHYLENPGDILRLWDGGMAFHGGLLGVIIGVWIFCARNAINKMNIADLLAVCVPPGLFFGRIANFINAELYGRPTDVAWGVKFPSMCFDPVAQGCAVAGQWFYTGAEVARHPSQLYEAGLEGLLLGVIVLVMALRGSFKVPGLTVGVFFLGYGVSRFIVEFYRLADDQFITAENPAGYVMRLGEWGITKGQQLSLPMVALGIALIAYALIRRRRAAVA; this comes from the coding sequence ATGCAGGCACTCATCCCCTTCCCCGAGATCGACCCCGCGATCTTTACGCTGCCGCTCTTCGGCATGGAGTTTTCGCTGCGCTGGTATGCGCTGGCCTATATCGCGGGCATCATCGCCGGGTGGCGGATGGGCGTGGCGCTTTCAGGCAAGGCGCGGCTGTGGCCGGGCAACCAGGTGCCGATGAGCCGCGAGAAGGCGGATGACATGCTCACCTGGATCGTGCTGGGCATCATCCTTGGCGGGCGGCTGGGCTACGTGCTGTTCTACAAGCCGGGGCATTACCTCGAAAACCCCGGCGATATCCTGCGGCTGTGGGATGGCGGCATGGCCTTTCATGGCGGGCTCTTGGGCGTGATCATCGGGGTGTGGATCTTTTGCGCCCGCAACGCGATCAACAAGATGAACATCGCCGATCTGCTCGCCGTTTGCGTGCCGCCGGGGCTGTTTTTTGGCCGGATCGCCAACTTCATCAACGCCGAGCTTTATGGCCGCCCGACCGATGTGGCCTGGGGCGTGAAGTTCCCTTCCATGTGCTTTGACCCGGTGGCACAGGGCTGCGCGGTGGCGGGGCAGTGGTTTTACACCGGCGCCGAGGTGGCCCGCCATCCGAGCCAGCTTTACGAGGCGGGTCTGGAGGGGCTGCTGTTGGGGGTGATCGTGCTGGTGATGGCGCTGCGCGGCAGCTTCAAGGTGCCGGGGCTGACGGTGGGCGTGTTCTTCCTCGGTTACGGGGTGTCGCGCTTCATCGTGGAGTTCTACCGGCTGGCGGATGACCAGTTCATCACCGCGGAAAACCCGGCGGGCTATGTGATGCGGCTCGGCGAGTGGGGGATCACCAAGGGCCAGCAGTTGAGCCTGCCGATGGTGGCGCTGGGGATCGCGCTGATCGCCTATGCGCTGATCCGCAGGCGCCGTGCCGCGGTGGCATGA
- a CDS encoding accessory factor UbiK family protein encodes MQTRNKLFDDLSQLMTNAMGVAQGAKDEAETALRGWMDRWLVDRDFVTREEFDAVRAMAQKAREENEALKARLDALEAAAAKK; translated from the coding sequence ATGCAGACCCGCAACAAGCTTTTCGACGATCTCTCCCAGCTGATGACCAACGCCATGGGCGTGGCCCAGGGCGCAAAGGACGAGGCCGAGACGGCACTGCGCGGCTGGATGGACCGATGGCTTGTCGACCGTGATTTCGTGACCCGCGAAGAGTTCGACGCGGTCCGCGCGATGGCCCAGAAGGCCCGCGAGGAGAACGAGGCGCTCAAGGCCCGGCTCGACGCGCTGGAGGCCGCCGCCGCCAAGAAGTAG
- a CDS encoding YbjN domain-containing protein, with translation MSLSESYLESEDLHPIDIVENLAEHHAWDFDRIADDQIAMAVEGQWRTYSITLAWSGYDETLRLICTFEMEPPEDKHGALYEVLNSVNDMCWAGAFTYWAEQKLMVYRYGLVMGGGQMAHPEQIDKLIGAAVSAAERFYPAMQLVVWGDRTAKDAMQVAIAEAYGRA, from the coding sequence ATGTCACTTTCCGAATCTTACTTGGAATCCGAGGATCTTCACCCGATCGACATCGTCGAGAACTTGGCGGAGCACCACGCGTGGGATTTCGACCGTATCGCGGATGACCAGATCGCAATGGCGGTCGAAGGCCAGTGGCGCACCTACTCGATCACCCTCGCATGGTCCGGCTACGACGAGACCCTGCGCCTGATCTGCACCTTCGAGATGGAGCCGCCGGAAGACAAGCACGGCGCTCTCTACGAGGTGCTGAACTCGGTCAACGATATGTGCTGGGCCGGGGCCTTCACCTACTGGGCCGAGCAAAAGCTCATGGTCTACCGCTACGGGCTGGTGATGGGCGGCGGCCAGATGGCCCACCCCGAACAGATCGACAAGCTGATCGGCGCCGCGGTGTCCGCCGCCGAGCGCTTCTACCCGGCGATGCAGCTGGTCGTCTGGGGCGACCGCACCGCCAAGGATGCCATGCAGGTCGCCATCGCCGAGGCCTACGGCCGCGCCTGA
- the proC gene encoding pyrroline-5-carboxylate reductase — protein sequence MMDELNTRGLVLLGCGKMGGAMLAGWLAGGLKPEAVTVLDPHPSDWLKAQTGVRINTDLPESPAVAIIAVKPQMMGDALPALRALGAATTFVSIAAGTPIAAFEEALGAVPVVRAMPNTPAAVGRGISAVIGNSAVTPEQLDMACDLLSAVGEVVRLENEDQIDAVTGVSGSGPAYVFHMIEALAQAGEAQGLAPELAMQLARATVCGAGELAHSDAETSVAQLRKNVTSPNGTTQAGLEVLMPELPDLMRRTVEAATNRAKELRS from the coding sequence ATGATGGATGAACTCAACACACGCGGGCTTGTGCTCCTTGGCTGCGGCAAGATGGGCGGCGCCATGCTCGCAGGCTGGCTCGCGGGCGGGCTGAAGCCCGAGGCCGTCACCGTGCTCGACCCGCACCCCTCCGACTGGCTCAAGGCCCAGACCGGCGTGCGCATCAACACGGATCTGCCCGAAAGCCCCGCCGTCGCCATCATCGCCGTGAAACCGCAGATGATGGGCGATGCGCTGCCCGCCCTGCGCGCCCTCGGCGCCGCCACCACCTTCGTCTCCATCGCCGCAGGCACACCCATCGCCGCCTTCGAGGAGGCGCTAGGCGCGGTGCCGGTGGTCCGCGCTATGCCCAACACCCCAGCCGCCGTGGGCCGGGGCATCTCTGCCGTCATCGGCAACAGCGCGGTCACGCCCGAACAGCTCGACATGGCCTGCGACCTGCTCTCCGCCGTGGGCGAGGTCGTGCGGCTTGAGAACGAAGACCAGATCGACGCGGTCACCGGCGTCAGCGGCTCCGGCCCGGCCTATGTGTTCCACATGATCGAGGCGCTGGCGCAGGCTGGCGAAGCGCAGGGTCTCGCCCCCGAGCTTGCCATGCAACTCGCCCGCGCCACTGTCTGCGGGGCAGGGGAATTGGCCCATAGCGATGCCGAAACCTCCGTCGCCCAACTCCGCAAAAACGTCACCTCCCCCAATGGCACCACGCAGGCCGGGCTGGAGGTTCTTATGCCCGAACTGCCCGACCTGATGCGCCGCACGGTCGAGGCCGCCACCAACCGAGCAAAGGAACTGCGCTCATGA
- a CDS encoding tRNA-binding protein gives MSEITFDDFMKVDIRVGTITKVEPFPEARKPAYKLWVDYGDEIGVKKSSAQITVHYTLEELVGRQVMGVVNFPPRQIGPFMSEALVLGVPDENGEVVLLGPGQAVPIGGRMF, from the coding sequence ATGAGCGAGATCACATTCGACGACTTCATGAAGGTCGATATCCGCGTCGGCACCATCACCAAGGTCGAGCCCTTCCCCGAGGCCCGCAAGCCCGCCTACAAGCTCTGGGTCGACTACGGCGATGAGATCGGCGTCAAGAAATCCTCCGCCCAGATCACCGTGCACTACACGCTCGAAGAGTTGGTCGGGCGGCAGGTGATGGGCGTGGTCAACTTCCCGCCCCGCCAGATCGGCCCGTTCATGTCCGAGGCGCTTGTGCTGGGCGTGCCGGATGAAAACGGCGAAGTCGTGCTGCTCGGCCCCGGGCAGGCGGTGCCCATCGGCGGGCGGATGTTCTGA
- a CDS encoding thymidine kinase, translating into MAKLYFHYSTMNAGKSTILLQASHNYRERGMETYLLNVAFDDRAGEGTIGSRIGLEAAADTFTDCDDLFDKIDARMKRGPCACVFIDEAQFLTKAQVWQLAKVVDDLGVPVMCYGLRVDFMGELFPGSAALLALADEMREVRTICHCGKKATMVVRMGEDGEVLREGAQVQIGGNETYLSLCRRHWREAMGR; encoded by the coding sequence ATGGCCAAGCTCTATTTTCACTACTCCACGATGAATGCGGGCAAGAGCACCATTCTGCTTCAGGCCTCGCACAACTACCGTGAGCGCGGGATGGAGACCTACCTGCTGAACGTGGCCTTCGACGATCGCGCCGGCGAGGGCACCATCGGCAGCCGGATCGGGCTGGAAGCGGCGGCGGATACCTTCACCGACTGCGATGACCTCTTTGACAAGATCGACGCGCGGATGAAGCGCGGCCCCTGCGCCTGCGTGTTCATCGACGAGGCGCAGTTTTTGACCAAGGCACAGGTCTGGCAATTGGCGAAGGTGGTCGATGACCTCGGCGTGCCGGTGATGTGCTACGGCCTGCGGGTGGATTTCATGGGGGAGCTGTTCCCCGGCTCTGCCGCCCTGCTGGCGCTGGCCGACGAGATGCGCGAGGTGCGCACCATCTGCCATTGCGGCAAGAAGGCCACGATGGTGGTGCGGATGGGCGAGGACGGCGAGGTGCTGCGCGAGGGGGCGCAGGTGCAGATCGGCGGCAACGAGACCTATCTCAGCCTGTGCCGCCGTCACTGGCGTGAGGCGATGGGGCGGTAG
- a CDS encoding BrnA antitoxin family protein translates to MPVDPEKMTKIERQHFMYGVDALRMIEHDIHDRLWDLKGCPPDWHDIWRDDDRRDVKRARVTMSLDADVLKFFRALGPGYQPRINRVLRAFMHMRLAKVIEGPDVNDYILRPEDLASKRRRRAEYGDSEEGV, encoded by the coding sequence ATGCCCGTCGACCCCGAGAAGATGACCAAGATCGAGCGCCAGCACTTCATGTATGGCGTCGATGCCCTGCGGATGATCGAGCACGATATCCACGACCGCCTGTGGGATCTCAAGGGCTGCCCGCCCGACTGGCACGACATCTGGCGCGACGATGACCGGCGCGACGTGAAACGCGCGCGGGTGACGATGTCGCTCGACGCCGATGTGCTCAAATTCTTCCGCGCCCTCGGCCCCGGCTACCAGCCCCGCATCAACCGCGTGCTCCGCGCCTTCATGCACATGCGGCTGGCAAAGGTGATCGAAGGCCCGGATGTGAACGACTACATCCTCCGCCCCGAAGACCTCGCCTCCAAACGCCGCCGCCGGGCGGAATACGGCGATAGTGAGGAGGGGGTCTAG
- the carB gene encoding carbamoyl-phosphate synthase large subunit, which yields MPKRTDINSIMIIGAGPIVIGQACEFDYSGAQACKALREEGYRVILVNSNPATIMTDPELADATYIEPITPEVVARIIEKERPDALLPTMGGQTGLNTSLKLEEMGVLDKFGVEMIGAKREAIEMAEDRKLFREAMDRIGLENPKATIITAPKKGNGDADLDAGVQMALDELEEIGLPAIIRPAFTLGGTGGGVAYNREDYIHYCRTGMDASPVNQILVDESLLGWKEFEMEVVRDKADNAIIICSIENVDPMGVHTGDSITVAPALTLTDKEYQIMRNGSIAVLREIGVETGGSNVQWAVNPADGRMVVIEMNPRVSRSSALASKATGFPIAKIAAKLAVGYTLDELDNDITKVTPASFEPTIDYVVTKIPRFAFEKFPGAKPELTTAMKSVGEAMSIGRTIHESMQKALASMETGLTGFDEIEIPGAPEKAAVTKALSEKTPDRLRVIAQAMRHGLSDDDIQAATAFDPWFLARIREIVETEAELRKNGLPIEEEGLRHVKMMGFTDARLAKLTGRDEANIRRARLNLGVVASFKRIDTCAAEFEAQTPYMYSTYEHPAMGEVECEARPSTAKKVVILGGGPNRIGQGIEFDYCCCHACFALTGQGYETIMVNCNPETVSTDYDTSDRLYFEPLTFEHVMEILRVEQEAGTLHGVIVQFGGQTPLKLANALEAEGIPILGTTPDAIDLAEDRERFQDLVNRLGLKQPKNGIAHSDAEALSIAADIGFPLVIRPSYVLGGRAMEIVRDMAGLERYIREAVVVSGDSPVLLDSYLSGATEVDVDALCDGENVHVAGIMQHIEEAGVHSGDSACSLPPHTLPKETVDALIEQTKALAVALHVVGLMNVQFAVKPNAAGENEIYLIEVNPRASRTVPFVAKATDSAIASIAARLMAGEKLSDFPVAAPHVPVDENTPIPMGDPLALADFRTPWFSVKEAVMPFGRFPGVDTLLGPEMRSTGEVMGWDRSFARAFLKAQLGAGTILPKPGAGKVFLSIKEDDKGAQLVETAQVLTGLGFPLIATRGTASFLAEHGIEAEVVNKAYEGRPHVVDAMKNGDICLVMNSTEGAQSVEDSRSMRAVCLSDRIPYFTTLAASHAAALAMKSRDEGELVVRSLQQA from the coding sequence ATGCCTAAGAGAACCGATATCAATTCCATCATGATCATCGGCGCAGGGCCCATTGTGATCGGGCAGGCCTGCGAGTTCGACTACTCCGGCGCACAGGCCTGCAAGGCGCTGCGCGAAGAGGGCTACCGGGTGATCCTCGTCAACTCCAACCCGGCCACCATCATGACCGACCCGGAGCTGGCCGACGCGACCTATATCGAGCCGATCACCCCCGAGGTCGTGGCCCGGATCATCGAGAAGGAACGCCCCGACGCGCTGCTGCCCACGATGGGCGGCCAGACCGGGCTGAACACCTCGCTGAAGCTCGAAGAGATGGGCGTGCTCGACAAGTTCGGCGTGGAGATGATCGGCGCCAAGCGCGAGGCCATCGAGATGGCCGAGGACCGCAAGCTCTTCCGCGAGGCGATGGACCGGATCGGGCTGGAGAACCCAAAGGCGACCATCATCACCGCACCCAAGAAGGGCAACGGCGATGCCGATCTGGATGCGGGCGTGCAGATGGCGCTCGACGAGCTGGAAGAGATCGGCCTGCCCGCCATCATTCGCCCTGCCTTTACCCTTGGCGGCACCGGCGGCGGCGTGGCCTACAACCGCGAGGATTACATCCATTACTGCCGCACCGGCATGGATGCCTCGCCGGTGAACCAGATCCTCGTCGACGAGTCGCTGCTGGGCTGGAAAGAGTTCGAGATGGAGGTTGTCCGCGACAAGGCGGACAACGCGATCATCATCTGCTCGATCGAGAACGTCGACCCGATGGGCGTGCACACCGGCGACTCGATCACCGTGGCCCCTGCCCTCACGCTGACCGACAAGGAATACCAGATCATGCGCAACGGCAGCATTGCCGTGCTGCGCGAGATCGGGGTGGAGACCGGCGGCTCCAACGTGCAGTGGGCGGTGAACCCTGCCGATGGCCGCATGGTGGTGATCGAGATGAACCCGCGGGTGAGCCGCTCTTCGGCGCTGGCCTCCAAGGCGACCGGCTTCCCGATTGCCAAGATCGCCGCCAAGCTGGCCGTGGGCTACACGCTGGACGAGCTGGACAATGACATCACCAAGGTGACGCCCGCCAGCTTTGAGCCGACCATCGACTACGTGGTCACCAAGATCCCGCGCTTTGCCTTTGAGAAGTTCCCGGGCGCCAAGCCCGAGCTGACCACCGCGATGAAGTCGGTCGGCGAGGCGATGAGCATTGGCCGCACGATCCACGAATCGATGCAGAAGGCGCTGGCCTCGATGGAGACCGGCCTGACCGGCTTTGACGAGATCGAGATTCCCGGCGCGCCGGAGAAGGCCGCCGTGACCAAGGCGCTCTCGGAGAAGACCCCCGACCGGCTGCGGGTGATCGCCCAGGCGATGCGCCACGGGCTTTCGGACGACGACATTCAGGCCGCCACGGCGTTTGACCCGTGGTTCCTCGCCCGCATCCGCGAGATCGTGGAGACCGAGGCCGAGCTGCGCAAGAACGGGCTTCCGATTGAGGAAGAGGGGCTGCGGCACGTCAAGATGATGGGCTTTACCGATGCGCGCCTCGCCAAGCTGACGGGCCGCGACGAGGCCAACATCCGCCGGGCGCGGCTGAACCTCGGCGTGGTTGCCAGCTTCAAGCGGATCGACACCTGCGCGGCCGAGTTCGAGGCGCAGACGCCTTACATGTATTCGACCTACGAGCACCCGGCGATGGGCGAGGTGGAATGCGAGGCGCGGCCTTCGACTGCGAAGAAAGTGGTGATCCTCGGCGGCGGGCCGAACCGGATCGGCCAGGGCATCGAGTTCGATTACTGCTGCTGCCACGCCTGCTTTGCGCTCACCGGGCAGGGCTATGAGACGATCATGGTCAACTGCAACCCGGAGACGGTTTCGACCGACTATGACACCTCGGACCGCCTCTACTTCGAGCCGCTGACCTTTGAGCATGTGATGGAGATCCTGCGGGTGGAGCAGGAGGCGGGCACGCTGCATGGGGTGATCGTGCAATTTGGCGGGCAGACGCCGCTGAAACTGGCCAATGCGCTGGAAGCCGAGGGTATTCCGATCCTCGGGACCACGCCTGATGCGATCGACCTTGCCGAAGACCGCGAGCGGTTTCAGGACCTCGTCAACCGGCTGGGGCTGAAGCAGCCTAAGAACGGGATCGCCCATTCGGACGCAGAAGCGCTGAGCATTGCCGCCGACATCGGCTTTCCGCTGGTGATCCGCCCCTCCTACGTGCTGGGCGGCCGGGCTATGGAGATCGTCCGCGATATGGCCGGGCTGGAGCGCTACATCCGCGAGGCTGTGGTGGTGTCGGGCGACAGCCCGGTGCTGCTCGACAGCTACCTCTCCGGTGCGACCGAGGTGGACGTGGATGCGCTCTGCGACGGCGAGAACGTGCATGTGGCGGGCATCATGCAGCACATCGAGGAGGCGGGCGTCCACTCGGGCGATTCTGCCTGCTCGCTGCCGCCGCACACGCTGCCGAAAGAGACGGTGGATGCGCTCATCGAGCAGACCAAGGCGCTGGCCGTAGCGCTGCATGTGGTCGGGCTGATGAACGTGCAGTTCGCGGTCAAACCCAACGCGGCGGGCGAGAACGAGATTTACCTCATCGAGGTGAACCCGCGGGCCTCGCGCACCGTGCCCTTCGTCGCCAAGGCGACCGACAGCGCCATTGCCTCCATCGCCGCGCGGCTGATGGCGGGCGAAAAGCTCTCGGATTTCCCGGTGGCCGCGCCGCATGTGCCGGTGGACGAGAACACCCCGATCCCGATGGGCGACCCGCTGGCGCTGGCCGATTTCCGCACGCCGTGGTTCTCGGTGAAAGAGGCGGTGATGCCCTTTGGCCGCTTCCCCGGCGTCGACACGCTGCTGGGGCCGGAGATGCGCTCCACCGGTGAGGTGATGGGCTGGGACCGCAGCTTTGCGCGGGCCTTCCTGAAGGCGCAGCTCGGGGCGGGGACGATCCTGCCGAAGCCGGGGGCGGGCAAGGTGTTCTTGTCGATCAAGGAAGACGACAAGGGCGCGCAACTGGTGGAAACGGCGCAGGTGCTCACCGGCCTCGGCTTTCCGCTGATCGCCACGCGCGGCACCGCCAGCTTCCTCGCGGAGCACGGGATCGAGGCGGAAGTGGTGAACAAGGCCTACGAGGGCCGGCCCCATGTGGTGGACGCCATGAAGAACGGCGACATCTGCCTGGTGATGAACTCGACCGAGGGTGCGCAATCGGTGGAGGACTCGCGGAGCATGCGGGCGGTCTGCCTGAGCGACCGCATCCCCTATTTCACCACGCTGGCGGCCAGCCATGCGGCGGCGCTGGCGATGAAGTCGCGGGACGAGGGAGAGCTTGTGGTGCGGTCGCTCCAGCAGGCGTGA
- a CDS encoding NAD(P)H-dependent oxidoreductase subunit E, whose product MNKASKEFTRRDASQPKGRQVDEAALDEVTRLLGDLPRRRDLLIEALHLIQDAKGHLSAAHLAALAELFRLAQAEVYEVATFYHHFDVVKEGEAAPAPVTIRVCESLTCSLAGSAKLIETLKASTDPERVRIQPVPCIGACDRAPAGQVGKRAVDRATPQSLTEAATGPLAPVIPDYEGLEAYRAGGGYGIYEKIRAGEITPDAAIDTMSDAGLRGLGGAGFPAGKKWGFVRGYEAPRLMTVNGDEGEPGTFKDRWWLERKPHRMLEGALIAAHVVGCDRIYIYMRDEYPAVLEILRAEVEALEHAGLAHVPIEIRRGAGAYICGEESAMIESIEGKRGLPRHRPPYIAEVGLFGRPTLNHNVETLSWVPDILANGAEWFAAKGQTPDNKGLRSYSVSGRVAEPGVKLAPAGIPLQELIDDHCGGMAEGHTLKAFLPGGASGGVFPASEAHRPLDFGEFEKDGGFMGSHAVMILSQDDSVREAVLNLTHFFEHESCGQCTPCRSGTAKAAAILAGDTPSTDLLNDLITVMTDSSICGLGQAAGNPIRHLIRYFPEELA is encoded by the coding sequence ATGAACAAGGCGAGCAAAGAGTTTACCCGCCGGGATGCCAGCCAGCCCAAGGGCCGGCAGGTCGATGAGGCGGCGCTGGACGAGGTCACCCGGCTGTTGGGCGATCTGCCCCGCCGCCGCGATCTTCTGATCGAGGCGCTGCACCTGATTCAGGACGCCAAGGGCCATCTCTCCGCCGCCCATCTCGCCGCGCTGGCCGAGCTTTTCCGCCTCGCGCAGGCCGAGGTCTACGAGGTTGCCACTTTCTATCACCACTTCGACGTGGTGAAGGAGGGCGAGGCCGCGCCCGCCCCGGTGACCATCCGCGTCTGCGAATCTCTCACCTGCAGCCTCGCGGGCAGCGCCAAGCTGATCGAGACCCTGAAGGCCTCCACCGACCCCGAGCGCGTCCGCATCCAGCCCGTGCCCTGCATCGGCGCCTGTGACCGCGCGCCCGCCGGTCAGGTCGGCAAACGCGCGGTCGATCGCGCCACCCCCCAGAGCCTCACCGAGGCCGCCACCGGCCCGCTCGCCCCGGTGATTCCCGATTACGAGGGGCTGGAGGCCTACCGCGCGGGCGGCGGCTACGGCATCTACGAGAAGATTCGCGCAGGCGAGATCACCCCCGACGCCGCGATTGACACCATGTCGGACGCAGGCCTGCGCGGCCTCGGCGGCGCGGGCTTTCCGGCAGGCAAGAAATGGGGCTTCGTGCGCGGCTACGAGGCGCCCCGGCTGATGACCGTCAATGGCGACGAGGGCGAACCCGGCACCTTCAAGGATCGCTGGTGGCTCGAGCGCAAACCGCACCGCATGCTGGAGGGCGCGCTGATCGCTGCACATGTCGTCGGCTGCGACCGCATCTACATCTACATGCGCGACGAGTATCCGGCGGTGCTGGAGATCCTGCGCGCCGAGGTCGAGGCGCTGGAGCACGCGGGCCTCGCCCATGTGCCCATCGAGATCCGCCGCGGGGCAGGGGCCTACATCTGCGGCGAAGAGAGCGCGATGATCGAGAGCATCGAGGGCAAGCGCGGCCTCCCGCGACACCGCCCGCCCTATATCGCCGAGGTCGGCCTGTTCGGGCGGCCCACGCTGAACCACAATGTCGAAACCCTTTCTTGGGTGCCCGATATCCTCGCCAACGGCGCGGAGTGGTTCGCCGCCAAGGGCCAGACGCCCGACAACAAGGGCCTGCGAAGCTATTCCGTCTCGGGCCGCGTGGCCGAGCCGGGCGTCAAGCTCGCCCCCGCCGGCATCCCCCTGCAGGAGCTGATCGACGACCACTGCGGCGGCATGGCGGAGGGCCACACCCTCAAGGCCTTTCTCCCCGGCGGCGCCTCGGGCGGCGTGTTCCCCGCCTCCGAGGCCCACCGCCCGCTCGACTTCGGCGAATTCGAGAAGGACGGCGGCTTCATGGGCTCCCATGCGGTGATGATCCTTTCCCAGGACGATTCGGTGCGCGAGGCGGTGCTGAACCTGACGCATTTCTTCGAGCACGAGAGCTGCGGCCAATGCACCCCCTGCCGCTCCGGCACCGCCAAGGCGGCGGCGATCCTCGCGGGCGACACCCCCTCGACCGACCTGCTGAACGACCTCATCACCGTGATGACCGACAGCTCGATCTGCGGCCTCGGCCAGGCGGCGGGCAACCCGATCCGCCACCTCATCCGCTACTTCCCGGAGGAGCTGGCATGA